A genomic stretch from Thermococcus sp. MV5 includes:
- a CDS encoding cyclic 2,3-diphosphoglycerate synthase: protein MAEKKRKRVVILGAAGRDFHNFNTFFRDNPEYEVVAFTATQIPDIEGRIYPPELAGELYPNGIPIWSEDDLEKIIKEHNIDIVVFAYSDVSHEHVMHLASRAHSAGADFWLLGPKSTMIKSTKPVVAVTAVRTGCGKSQTSRKVAQLLQEMGYKVVAIRHPMPYGDLRKQIVQRFASYEDLDKHECTIEEREEYEPYIDRGMVVYAGVDYEKILREAEKEADIILWDGGNNDFPFYVPDLWIVVTDPHRAGHELKYHPGETNFRAADVIIINKIDTANRDDIQKVRESIEKVNPNAIVIDGASPLYVDKPELIKGKRVLVVEDGPTLTHGGMRYGAGYIAAKKFGAKEIIDPRPYAVGSIVDTYKKYNHLDVILPAMGYGAKQIKELEETINRADADVVVIGTPIDLRRVMKLNKPAVRVRYELEEIGEPKLRDILKEFVEKHVKKE, encoded by the coding sequence ATGGCAGAAAAGAAGAGAAAAAGGGTAGTTATTCTTGGAGCAGCTGGAAGAGATTTCCATAATTTCAACACATTTTTCAGGGACAATCCCGAATACGAGGTAGTTGCATTTACCGCAACCCAAATTCCCGATATTGAAGGAAGGATTTACCCCCCCGAACTTGCTGGAGAACTTTACCCCAATGGAATTCCAATATGGAGTGAAGATGACCTAGAAAAAATTATCAAGGAGCATAATATAGACATTGTAGTATTTGCTTATTCTGATGTTTCACATGAACATGTGATGCACCTTGCAAGCAGGGCTCACTCAGCAGGGGCCGATTTCTGGCTTTTGGGTCCAAAGAGCACCATGATAAAGAGCACTAAACCCGTTGTGGCCGTCACAGCCGTAAGAACGGGATGTGGAAAGAGTCAAACTTCAAGGAAAGTTGCCCAATTACTTCAAGAGATGGGCTACAAAGTAGTTGCTATAAGACACCCAATGCCCTATGGTGACTTAAGAAAGCAGATCGTTCAGAGATTTGCATCATATGAAGACCTCGATAAACACGAATGTACCATCGAAGAAAGAGAAGAATACGAACCATACATCGACAGGGGAATGGTTGTCTATGCTGGTGTAGACTACGAGAAGATCCTCCGTGAAGCCGAAAAAGAAGCTGACATAATACTTTGGGATGGTGGAAACAATGACTTCCCATTCTATGTCCCAGATCTCTGGATAGTTGTAACTGATCCACACAGAGCTGGACACGAGCTCAAGTACCATCCAGGGGAAACCAACTTCAGAGCTGCTGATGTTATAATAATCAACAAAATTGACACTGCCAACAGGGATGACATTCAAAAGGTTCGCGAAAGTATCGAAAAAGTCAACCCCAACGCTATCGTCATTGATGGTGCTTCACCACTCTATGTTGACAAACCCGAGCTCATTAAGGGTAAGCGTGTTCTTGTTGTTGAAGATGGACCAACACTTACCCACGGTGGAATGAGATACGGTGCTGGTTACATTGCAGCCAAGAAGTTCGGAGCAAAAGAAATAATCGATCCAAGGCCTTATGCAGTTGGCTCAATTGTTGACACGTACAAGAAGTACAACCACTTAGACGTCATTCTCCCAGCCATGGGTTATGGCGCCAAGCAAATTAAAGAACTTGAAGAAACCATTAACAGAGCTGATGCTGACGTAGTTGTAATAGGAACTCCAATTGATCTCAGACGCGTTATGAAACTCAATAAACCAGCTGTCAGAGTTAGATATGAGCTCGAAGAAATTGGAGAACCAAAGCTCAGGGACATTCTCAAAGAATTTGTCGAAAAGCACGTTAAGAAGGAGTGA
- a CDS encoding MFS transporter, with protein sequence MLNKNFWLYAIGRFVSQIGWVIQDIAVPLYVLDKTGSGTMMGLFVIAELIPRLLVNPLAGVIGDRYNRKALMVWLDIARGVLLFGVIAFNLLDLQSLLIVQVIMSMMGSFFSAGISGMFPDLVKKEQLAQANSILQSGGLIIRMVGPVVGGVIYALGGIKLAILINAVSFFGSGVFETFIEYHWKTKKFSRIEEVWSDMREGFRFIRNSRSLIVLVSFAIILNTLLNPVFVVVLPYVSRVILGLSSVQFGSIQTAATVGALAGNIIIAGKLKESSENLLFKALFAQLICLFLLSAATHPYFEEIAYLMLLGTFITFGFFNTLVNVPLMTKLQKAVPNEVRARFFSAFETAIMATTPLGMAVIGPLLDIVDVSHLVATLVILSLMASIYYYINFKETVMNVGTETREMIG encoded by the coding sequence ATGCTCAATAAAAACTTTTGGCTCTATGCTATAGGTCGCTTCGTTTCCCAGATAGGATGGGTTATTCAAGATATAGCGGTACCCCTATATGTCCTCGACAAAACTGGTAGTGGAACGATGATGGGCCTTTTTGTGATAGCAGAGCTAATTCCAAGACTTCTTGTTAACCCTTTGGCTGGTGTTATCGGAGATAGGTATAACAGAAAAGCTCTAATGGTATGGCTCGACATTGCAAGAGGCGTTTTGCTCTTTGGAGTCATCGCTTTCAATCTGCTTGATCTCCAAAGCTTGCTCATAGTTCAGGTCATCATGAGCATGATGGGTTCCTTTTTCTCAGCAGGCATATCAGGAATGTTTCCTGATCTTGTAAAGAAAGAACAACTTGCCCAAGCTAATTCGATACTCCAGAGTGGAGGACTCATAATCCGCATGGTTGGACCAGTTGTTGGTGGAGTTATCTATGCCCTTGGAGGAATAAAACTGGCAATCTTGATAAACGCTGTTAGCTTCTTTGGCTCAGGAGTGTTTGAGACTTTTATTGAGTATCACTGGAAAACAAAGAAATTCTCACGCATAGAGGAAGTATGGAGTGATATGCGCGAAGGATTTAGATTTATAAGGAATTCCAGGAGCCTTATAGTTCTTGTGAGCTTTGCAATAATCCTTAACACTCTCTTAAATCCAGTATTTGTAGTTGTTTTACCATATGTCTCACGAGTTATTTTAGGGCTTTCTTCTGTTCAATTCGGAAGTATACAAACTGCTGCAACAGTTGGTGCTTTAGCTGGGAATATTATAATAGCAGGAAAACTCAAAGAATCTTCAGAGAACCTACTGTTTAAGGCTCTTTTTGCGCAGCTTATCTGCCTATTTTTACTCTCAGCCGCCACACATCCCTATTTTGAAGAGATTGCATATCTCATGCTTTTAGGAACCTTCATCACTTTCGGCTTTTTTAATACACTGGTGAATGTTCCTCTAATGACAAAGCTCCAAAAAGCCGTCCCCAATGAAGTTCGCGCCAGATTCTTCTCGGCATTCGAGACAGCTATAATGGCAACAACCCCTCTCGGAATGGCCGTTATTGGGCCCCTCTTAGACATCGTTGACGTTTCACACCTTGTGGCTACATTAGTTATTCTCAGTCTCATGGCATCAATATATTACTACATTAACTTTAAAGAAACCGTTATGAACGTCGGTACCGAAACGAGGGAGATGATAGGATAA
- a CDS encoding DUF6544 family protein, protein MMKSVLIVLGVIVVLLVSTTVLGGVAFTKRTRNEAKELFKESDMTKPKVITEEDIQDLPEPVQRYLRYTQIIGKEEINTVRLKQGGYFRMKEDQKWMPITAEQYFRVDSTEFIWIAKVRAAPLLSIHAKDEFVEGKGNLVVKLLGLITVVDAKGNEVDHGELLRFLAECIWFPSAFLNDYITWESIDNTSAKATITYDGVSASAVFHFNEKGEVTRITAKRYMEVDGEFVLEDWEGQIVEYKVFNGVVVPNRVNIIWKLKTGDFCYDQIEIVDIEYNALSTY, encoded by the coding sequence ATGATGAAAAGCGTGTTAATTGTATTGGGGGTAATTGTTGTTCTACTAGTCTCAACTACTGTTCTCGGTGGCGTTGCATTCACCAAAAGGACAAGAAACGAGGCAAAAGAGCTTTTTAAAGAGAGTGATATGACAAAACCCAAAGTCATTACTGAAGAAGATATACAAGATTTGCCTGAACCGGTTCAAAGGTATTTAAGATATACCCAGATCATAGGCAAGGAAGAAATCAACACCGTTAGGTTAAAACAAGGCGGGTATTTCCGCATGAAAGAAGATCAAAAGTGGATGCCAATAACAGCAGAGCAGTATTTTAGAGTGGATTCCACTGAGTTTATCTGGATAGCAAAAGTGAGAGCTGCTCCACTGCTATCAATACATGCGAAAGACGAATTTGTTGAGGGTAAGGGCAATTTAGTGGTAAAACTATTGGGGTTAATTACGGTTGTTGATGCAAAAGGAAATGAGGTTGATCACGGAGAGCTTTTGAGATTTCTTGCTGAATGCATTTGGTTTCCTTCAGCGTTTTTAAACGACTACATCACGTGGGAATCTATAGATAACACCTCAGCAAAAGCCACAATAACTTACGATGGAGTCTCAGCTTCGGCAGTTTTCCATTTTAACGAAAAGGGCGAAGTAACGAGAATCACTGCAAAACGGTATATGGAGGTTGATGGGGAGTTCGTTTTAGAGGACTGGGAAGGACAGATTGTGGAATACAAAGTGTTCAACGGCGTTGTTGTCCCAAACAGGGTCAACATAATATGGAAACTAAAAACAGGGGACTTCTGCTACGATCAAATTGAGATTGTGGACATCGAGTACAACGCTTTATCAACCTACTGA
- a CDS encoding CPBP family intramembrane glutamic endopeptidase encodes MQTALQMALGAFGTILFVILSHKKIGRYPSPLAKSENPTKELFEAVTIWVIIFASITYIVLFGAESYPSVAIGGIKFSLHFFLVLLLPFVVEVVIHKRGAKELGFRIPIAWKPTAAFIGFGMFFGVFAFLFEGSISTSIDKLIIGFLSPSFKEEWFYRATLQSKLERALGQNKAWFFGGLLFGLAHIPTNFFGPLWEASGYSITTALFRLLGQCAFGWLWGILYIKNRSIFPAVVAHYFADFLPGLM; translated from the coding sequence ATGCAGACGGCTCTTCAAATGGCACTTGGCGCCTTTGGCACAATCCTCTTTGTAATCCTCTCACATAAAAAGATTGGACGCTATCCTTCACCCCTGGCGAAAAGTGAAAACCCAACAAAGGAACTCTTTGAAGCAGTCACCATCTGGGTGATTATATTTGCATCAATCACATACATTGTACTTTTTGGAGCCGAATCCTATCCAAGCGTAGCAATAGGTGGAATTAAGTTTTCCTTACACTTCTTCCTCGTCCTTCTGCTCCCATTCGTGGTTGAGGTTGTGATCCACAAGCGGGGTGCAAAAGAGCTTGGCTTTAGGATTCCAATAGCATGGAAGCCCACAGCTGCATTTATTGGGTTTGGCATGTTTTTTGGCGTTTTTGCGTTCCTCTTTGAGGGTTCTATATCCACAAGTATAGATAAGCTGATAATCGGATTCCTCTCCCCTTCTTTCAAGGAGGAGTGGTTTTATCGTGCCACACTTCAATCAAAGCTTGAGAGAGCATTGGGACAAAACAAAGCCTGGTTCTTTGGGGGATTGCTTTTTGGGTTAGCACATATTCCAACAAACTTTTTTGGGCCTCTGTGGGAAGCTTCAGGATACAGTATAACCACAGCTTTATTTAGACTTCTTGGACAGTGTGCATTCGGCTGGCTCTGGGGGATACTATATATCAAGAACCGCAGCATTTTTCCAGCTGTAGTTGCCCACTATTTCGCCGATTTTCTCCCAGGGTTGATGTAG
- a CDS encoding GNAT family N-acetyltransferase — protein sequence MMERPKIMEGEKVSLAVILKEDKDKWFLWTNDSNIQSFLNDGAKIHLREEFDEIYEMSKKNKQKRVDFAIVNDTNGELIGFVGLQGINWVSRHAMVWYVIAREHWGNGYASEALSLLCKFAFENMNLNKLWARVHEPNKASQRVLEKNGFKFVGRLRKHVYLPEFGYVDELHYDLLREDNKGGMGFSFSGCWL from the coding sequence ATGATGGAACGACCAAAAATTATGGAAGGGGAAAAAGTTTCATTGGCTGTTATTTTGAAAGAAGACAAAGATAAATGGTTTTTATGGACAAACGACAGCAATATACAGAGCTTTCTTAATGATGGGGCAAAAATACATCTCAGAGAAGAATTTGACGAAATCTATGAAATGTCCAAAAAGAACAAGCAGAAGAGGGTAGATTTCGCAATAGTGAATGATACCAACGGAGAACTTATTGGATTCGTAGGCTTGCAGGGAATTAACTGGGTTTCAAGGCATGCTATGGTCTGGTATGTTATAGCTAGAGAGCACTGGGGGAACGGGTATGCCAGTGAAGCTTTGAGTTTATTGTGCAAGTTTGCCTTCGAGAACATGAATCTCAATAAGCTCTGGGCAAGAGTGCATGAACCTAACAAAGCTTCTCAGAGGGTTTTGGAGAAAAATGGCTTCAAGTTTGTTGGTCGCTTAAGGAAGCATGTTTATTTGCCCGAGTTTGGTTATGTTGATGAACTCCACTATGACCTGCTGAGAGAGGACAACAAAGGAGGTATGGGATTCTCGTTTAGCGGATGCTGGCTGTGA
- a CDS encoding nucleotidyltransferase domain-containing protein yields the protein MGYEKLIAKNKKDWQFALEIFLEEWKEKEFVEAALLTGSRAINTQTEYSDVDVYIILSENVNWRERGNKVINGVLIEYFANPPRQIRHYFKKEFRENSKCTARIIAVGKILFDKTGIAKELKKEALEYMEKPFQKPDDIWIEIAKYGLWDMLDSVNDAKERNDPSFPYLYHLTLNEVLGAYSQFLSVEAPPASKVYRMFADGEFRETYMFEPFPDGEFTALFLGAIEREQVETLEKLILHVFERMGGFNINGWRLKTETEV from the coding sequence ATGGGATATGAGAAACTAATTGCCAAAAATAAAAAAGACTGGCAGTTCGCTTTGGAAATTTTTCTTGAGGAATGGAAGGAAAAAGAGTTTGTTGAGGCTGCTCTGCTCACGGGAAGTCGAGCGATAAACACCCAAACCGAATATTCGGACGTAGATGTTTACATAATCCTATCTGAAAATGTGAATTGGCGTGAGCGGGGAAACAAAGTAATTAATGGCGTTTTAATTGAATACTTTGCAAATCCACCCAGACAGATCAGACACTACTTTAAGAAAGAATTTAGGGAAAACAGCAAGTGCACCGCGAGGATAATTGCAGTTGGGAAGATTCTCTTTGATAAAACCGGCATAGCTAAGGAGCTTAAGAAAGAAGCGCTGGAGTACATGGAAAAGCCTTTTCAAAAGCCAGATGACATTTGGATCGAGATCGCGAAATATGGTCTGTGGGATATGCTTGACAGTGTAAATGATGCGAAGGAAAGAAACGACCCGAGCTTCCCATATTTGTATCACCTGACCTTAAATGAAGTCCTTGGGGCCTACTCCCAATTCCTCTCAGTTGAAGCTCCTCCGGCCAGCAAGGTTTACCGCATGTTTGCCGATGGGGAGTTTAGGGAAACATACATGTTTGAACCTTTTCCGGATGGGGAGTTTACAGCACTGTTCTTGGGCGCCATAGAGAGGGAACAAGTTGAAACGCTGGAGAAACTAATCCTGCATGTTTTTGAGAGGATGGGAGGGTTTAACATCAATGGCTGGCGATTGAAAACGGAGACGGAGGTTTAG
- a CDS encoding DUF3795 domain-containing protein, with translation MEKVIGVCGCICSDCRLYGKNCEGCYAIEGRPCWLHEVGLDVCDFYECCVIDKGLEHCGQCREIPCNKFWMNKNPAWTEEQHKKIVEERVALLKRLSSHIADSNKLDI, from the coding sequence ATGGAAAAAGTTATTGGAGTATGTGGATGTATATGTAGCGACTGTAGGCTGTACGGAAAAAACTGCGAAGGATGTTATGCCATAGAAGGCAGGCCGTGCTGGCTGCATGAAGTAGGACTTGATGTTTGTGATTTTTATGAATGCTGTGTAATTGATAAAGGGCTAGAGCACTGTGGACAATGTAGGGAAATCCCATGTAACAAGTTTTGGATGAATAAAAATCCTGCCTGGACGGAAGAACAGCACAAGAAGATCGTGGAGGAGAGAGTCGCTCTCCTTAAAAGACTATCGTCTCATATTGCCGATTCAAACAAGCTCGATATATGA
- a CDS encoding class I SAM-dependent methyltransferase — MKHKDQIKEYYSKSSTGEWERLVKDPYHQLEFETTMQFLRKYLPRNGLILDAGGGPGRYTIELAKLGYNVVLLDLTPELLEIAKERVKTARVQRNVKQIIEGSVDDLSAFENNSFDGVICLGGVLSHIVDKKQREKAIDEIIRVAKKNAPIFISVIGRLAVLVGQLIDFPEDTKSRPDIFVKIRESGDYSGEFGFAPAHFYLPEELEEELERKNVEILEMVGLEGLSSTHRRELNDFYTNYQEVWRIWWETHLKTCTHPSVVGISEHFMIICKKT, encoded by the coding sequence GTGAAGCATAAAGATCAAATTAAGGAATATTATTCCAAATCTAGCACAGGGGAATGGGAGAGACTTGTCAAAGATCCATACCACCAATTAGAGTTTGAAACAACTATGCAATTTCTCAGAAAGTACTTGCCCAGAAACGGTTTAATTTTAGATGCTGGAGGAGGGCCAGGTAGATATACAATAGAATTAGCAAAGCTTGGTTACAATGTTGTTCTCCTTGATCTAACTCCAGAACTGTTAGAGATCGCAAAAGAGAGAGTCAAAACGGCAAGAGTTCAAAGAAATGTAAAACAAATAATAGAAGGGTCCGTTGATGATCTTTCAGCTTTCGAAAACAACAGCTTTGATGGAGTAATTTGCCTGGGGGGAGTGCTCTCTCACATAGTGGACAAAAAACAGAGAGAAAAGGCTATTGATGAAATAATTAGGGTGGCAAAGAAAAATGCTCCAATTTTTATTTCAGTAATCGGAAGGTTAGCGGTATTAGTAGGACAGCTCATAGATTTTCCAGAGGATACAAAATCAAGACCGGATATATTCGTAAAGATTAGAGAAAGTGGAGATTACTCCGGAGAATTTGGATTTGCTCCAGCTCACTTTTATCTGCCTGAAGAACTAGAAGAAGAGTTAGAAAGGAAAAATGTAGAGATCCTAGAAATGGTGGGTCTTGAAGGTTTGTCATCTACTCATAGAAGAGAGCTAAATGACTTTTACACTAATTATCAAGAGGTCTGGAGAATCTGGTGGGAAACCCATTTGAAAACTTGCACTCATCCGAGTGTTGTGGGAATTAGTGAACATTTCATGATTATATGCAAAAAGACGTGA
- a CDS encoding N-acetyltransferase gives MREVELPQGFHIANVDTKSESDLVAEVIKKCYENINVNPEIVKSWSKHPVFDPNLWIWIIDDEKGTPAGLGIAEFDPTIREGSLEWIQVLPEYRGKGIGKSIVLELLRRLQGRAAFTTVSGEVNNKTKPEILYRRCGFQGDDVWWLLIKNQAG, from the coding sequence ATGAGAGAAGTAGAGCTGCCACAAGGCTTTCACATAGCTAACGTAGACACAAAAAGCGAGAGTGACCTCGTTGCTGAAGTTATTAAAAAATGCTATGAAAACATAAACGTGAATCCAGAAATCGTAAAAAGCTGGAGTAAGCATCCCGTATTTGATCCAAATTTGTGGATTTGGATAATTGATGACGAGAAAGGCACTCCGGCAGGATTGGGAATCGCAGAGTTTGACCCCACAATTCGAGAAGGCTCCCTTGAATGGATACAGGTTCTTCCTGAGTACAGAGGAAAAGGCATAGGGAAATCCATCGTATTGGAGTTGCTCAGGCGTCTCCAAGGTCGTGCGGCATTTACTACAGTCTCAGGAGAGGTTAACAATAAAACTAAGCCAGAAATCCTCTATAGACGGTGCGGATTCCAAGGGGATGATGTGTGGTGGCTTTTAATCAAGAATCAAGCAGGGTGA